In one Dermochelys coriacea isolate rDerCor1 chromosome 20, rDerCor1.pri.v4, whole genome shotgun sequence genomic region, the following are encoded:
- the TMBIM6 gene encoding bax inhibitor 1 gives MDVFNRNIDFNALFKFSHISASTQQHLKRVYASFALCMFVAATGAYINVVTHLLRFNLLSGLGSLGLLIWLMNTPHSQETERKRLGILAGFAFLTGANLGPLLEMCITINPSIIPTAFLGTAVIFSCFSLSALYARRRSFLYLGGFLLSGLFLMLLFSLINVFVGSTWLFTANLYLGLMVMCGFVLFDTQLIIEKAESGDKDYIWHCVDLFLDFINIFRELMILLGMNENKKKKEK, from the exons ATGGACGTGTTCAACCggaacattgacttcaatgcgcTCTTCAAGTTTTCCCACAT ctctgcctcCACCCAGCAGCACCTGAAGAGGGTCTATGCCAGCTTTGCTCTCTGCATGTTTGTAGCAGCAACCGGAGCCTACATCAATGTGGTGACCCATCTGCTCCGG TTCAACCTGCTCtcgggcctgggctccctgggacTGCTGATCTGGCTGATGAACACACCCCACAGCCAGGAGACGGAGCGGAAGAGGCTGGGGATACTGGCTGGCTTTGCCTTCCTGACTG GAGCCAACCTGGGTCCTCTCCTGGAAATGTGCATCACCATcaaccccag CATCATCCCCACGGCCTTCCTGGGCACCGCTGTGATCTTCAGCTGCTTCTCACTGAGCGCCCTCTATGCCAGGCGCCGCAGCTTCCTGTACCTGGGAG GGTTCCTGCTCTCTGGCCTCTTCCTGATGCTGCTCTTCTCTTTGATCAACGTCTTCGTGGGGTCCACTTGGCTATTCACG GCTAACCTGTACCTCGGGCTGATGGTCATGTGCGGGTTCGTCCTCTTCGACACACAGCTCATCATCGAGAAGGCGGAGAGTGGGGACAAGGATTACATCTG GCATTGTGTGGATCTCTTCCTCGATTTCATCAACATCTTTCGGGAGCTCATGATCCTGCTGGGGATGAATGAG aacaagaagaagaaggagaagtgA